The Mercurialis annua linkage group LG7, ddMerAnnu1.2, whole genome shotgun sequence genome includes the window attatgtaaattttttagtttaccTCTAAGTTTTATTTACTCTAGAGTGAGACAAATTAACAAAATAGCCGCCTTCTATAAACTGACACATTTGCTTCCCACAAATTCTATAAATATAGCACATGATGTCTTCTCATGACAGACAACTATCCTTTTTAAGCAgtttccaaacattttcaaTGCACGCCCTGCGACAACTACAgacaaaccctaaccctaatcccCCCTCTCATTATTACTACACACTACATTCATCTCCACACTATATATATTATCACTTAACTCCAAGAGAATTCAAGAAATCACTTCATTGACTTCAAAACAATTCAAGAAAGTTCAAGAAAATCGCTTCATAGACTTCTAAAATCTTCAAGAAAATTCAAGAATGTACTACCAAGCATCACAGTCATGGAGTGTTGGTAATACGGGAAGCGGTGGAGGCGGCGGCCACTATATGTCGCCGTTGATGATGGGGAGTGACCCGCTTGAGAGGGTGGCGAGATTGGCGTCGGAGAGTGCGGTGGTGATATTCAGTGTAAGTAGCTGCTGCATGTGCCATGCAGTGAAGAGATTGTTCTGTGGGATGGGAGTTAATCCGACGGCTTACGAGCTGGATCAAGATCCGAGAGGGAAGGAGATTGAACGAGCTTTAATGAGATTAATCGGAGTTAATTATTATTCAAGTGTAGTGCCGGTGGTTTTTATTGGTGGTAAACTTATTGGTGGTATGGATAGAGTTATGGCTTCTCATATTAATGGTACTCTTGTTCCTCTTCTCAAAGAAGCTGGTGCTCTTTGGCTTTGATTATggttaattatctaattaatttgtttgtaatttatttcagaaaaaagagaaatacattagtttttatttcataatttaattatgtttttactTTACTTTTAGTTCTAACTAGTAGATTATGCTGGTTCTGATTAGAGATTATGTATGAACTTAATTAACTTCTAATTTCTGTAATGGATGTTTATTGAATCAATACAACTCTCCCTTTTATTGTAATTACAGAAGAGTTTTTTTACTAATACATATTTGAATAAGCAGCTTTTATTCagatataaaatgaattaataataattaaatttgtgatgaaattaataaattaatatcaaacataaaaaaaatcattttagtCCAATAATTTGATGTATTTACATTCAAATAAcgaataaaaagataaaagatcaaattaattcatcaaattattggactaaaatgatttttattttatgtaaaattttaagatGCAATGAGTTGACCAGTAAAATTGTTGAGAGAGttatttttgtcccaaaattatTAGTCACGTTTAATGAGATACTTATGATGTCTAGTTGACTTGACTGAATAAGTTGAGTAATGACTGAGCAAAAACATCAGCAAACAGTGAACAGTGTAGTGCAGTGCAGGTAATGAGTGCAATTATATTTTCATGCTTCCAACTTCCAAGATTTCATGCTTATGTCAATGCATGCTTCAGTTTAGCTCTACAAAATTTGGCCTATGCTGGTGCAAAATTAAAGGGAAAAATATGGCAAAATTCATCATGAATTAGTATCTAGgcctaattactcaaaaacccctcacctttaaactttttttcaattccacccgacgttgaaaatttgtcaattttacccacttttgaattttccgttttcaattgtaccccaatattttaattttttttaatttttttacttaaatgatgaaatcattcgattaattaagtctaaacatgaaattagattcttttttattcaaaaaagtacaaataagtcctttatttttaaaaactaactaaaaaccataatcaaattaacactaatttaaattcttaattaatttaactaaatttaaataaattttaaaaatatacaattaatatatgcgacacatagagaatgttttaaacaaatttccaaacgcaaaagacgttaatttatttttttccagggtacaattgaaacacaaaaatgaaaaatagagtaaaattgacaaattttcaacgtcagggtatgattgaaaaggagctaaaaggtcggggttttttaaaacattatgccTAGTATCTATTAgtagtattttatttaacttgatatatatatttatattctttgTCCATTCTAGTTatcaagattttttttatatattgtttAAGAAAAATTAGTTACACGCTTGTTAAATTCAGTCCATTAGAGAATGAGGAgagtacaaaataaataattataaaattattcaaatataaattatctattgagaattaaatgaaataaaatttagtagTGCAAGAATCTTAAATAAtttctttggcaaaaaaaaagaaTCTTAAATAAATTTAGCCTAAAAGTATTTGATTTATTCCGGTAAATTAATATAGATTAGCgatggttatattatatatttgatcCCTGATTACTTAACTATGATTCTAtctctaaatttttatatacaatttaagaaaaacacatTCAAAGAGAAAATCTAtcattaaaagagaaaaaaaatgtaaatccCTGTAATATGGGTCGGATAAGTTATGATCTATACATGTGATATTTTCAGGCTTTCTAGCTGGATAATTTTAGGGCTTTTGTAAATATATCTTTTAGTCAAACTATTTATagaactatatttttttaaaaaaaaatttaatccgACATGTTCATGAATTTGGATATCCTGTTTATCCGTTTGAGCTATCCGCCTTGGGCCAGACTTTTGTCTCAAGCCCGATTCCAGAAAAAGTGCCACTATGTTATAGACGGACTCgagtttttattattattatcatgtAATCCCGTTAGTAAATCAAGTCCGATCAGAATCCACATATACAGAGTGTAAGACCGGATTTGAATAACAAATATATAGTACAAACTGGACATGAGCCGGGCTTAAAATTATAAAGCCCGGGTGGTTCAACCCGAGCCTAGCCCATGACTTGTTTAAGTCACTCACacaatcaaacttttaaaaaataacaattttaaattttaacacataaattgaaattttctttaTGTTCTCACATCTAATTTCTATTATTACTCCACTATGTTTTTTAATGTACTTacaaattaataatttcttgtatttaaattaaaagttacataaaatactaaatttcactaataatataaagttaaaaataaaaattgagatCAATAACTATTTAGATAAACTTATTTTTCCAAAagctattttttttagaattcatcaaacttcattaatcgaatatgaaacatatatatttgtaagaaattcggaaaattttaaaattaaacccgatgacCGGACATgaaacagacaacatgctgcatGATTTGCAGATCTActtatgaatataaaaaaataaattatctaactgTTTCGCCAATAAAGTGTCGTTTTCGCTCAATTTTAACCATCACTCGCAAacttatttatgaaattaaaaactaCAGCCGTAACATTGGATACAACCAACACATGAAAACCCTTCATAAAAAAGGGACAATAACCTTTCATATAGAAAGGACAACACAACTTTCATATAGAGAAGACAAAAcaaaattctcaaaacaaacaaacaaaatacaatattaataaaaggccaaatgtcgtaaaaggccaaacctttcataaaagtttcacaaaagtcctgacctttcaattttatcgattttggcaaaaaacaaattacttggtttcaattgtggccaactcttaatttgatttcaatttgcctatgtgtcGCCTATGTGgtatgccaaatattgaaaggtcaggacttttgtgaaaccaaataatccatttttggccaaaatcgaaaaaattaaaaggtcgtgacttttgtgaaaccaaatgatcagtttttggtcaaaatcgacaaaattgaaagatcaggacttttgtgaaacttttgtgaaaggtttggcctttttacaacatttggccttaaaaaaacaaaaaaaaatactataccTGAATGATTTCATCTTTATTGTTGAAAGATTTCCAATAAATCTTCGATtctttatttaagaaaatttaaattggaattTGCGCTTCGTCGATAAATGTTAATCCGTCaagaaaagaattaaaaaaatttggctacttattatactatatgaaattaaaataatataaaagaaaagatgGCAACCGTCAACGGCATTATCTAAACTATTGATGCATGGCAGCCGAGGAGGAATTGAAAAAAGAATTACGAACGGCtaagatttttttagaaaaaaaaaagcaaggAGAGGTTAGGGTTTTCAGCCCCTTGTTACATGTTTCCCAAAagctattttaatttattaaaattggtgaaacgtatataaaatataattatttatctatACTAATCATTTCAttgatttataaaaacaaatgtttctgAAATTAATGAAATATGTCTAATTCTACAGTACCTTCCATTATTAATATAttccaaataaaatttaaacccgAGTTGGATTATGACCATAGGATGTTAAAAGACAGAAAATAGGAAGAGTGGCAAAGAAATAAGAATAAACTTGCAAATTTAGTCTATACTTCTTAAAATAAGACTAATTACAATCATTTATCTGTTTCTAGAGGACGTGAAAAACAACCGTGAAAATATTAAACATAATCTTGTTGAAATTGCCATAGGATACCAAACAAAGAATACATACATATTgaatttggcataaaaaattaaacaaaaatatcttCACGGTTGATTTTTATGTACTCTTAAAACACATGAGCGGATGAgctaaattgtcaaaataaaaattgactTATATGAGTCTGGTACACAAGTTTGAGGACCTTGATGACCTCTTATTCAAAGAAATAGCCTTATAAGTAGACCTGACAATTTGTATTTGTATGTCATAATCGGGTTTGATATATAAAACCAAAACACAACACGTATATTATATGGGTTACACGACACgtttaactaaataaattaacgAATCAACCTGTTTAAAGTGACATGTTTATAcccattaaattatttaaacaatatatacatttatttaaTGAAATACTAACATAACTATTACTAGATATTAAGATAAATACTATTGTAAGTATatgtaatataaaaaatagaaatggaattaaaaatttaataatatttaaattttaaaataaataactaaaactaTTTAATCGTATTTAAACATGTTTAGACGGGTTTGACGTGTTTAACCCGCTTAAACACGAAATTAATTGTGTCAAATGGATTGGCTCGTTTATGAGCCAAAGCCGTTTATACCAAATTCAACCCCGATTAACTTTGtgtcatattttaaatataatcttGCCGCGCCTAAAATTGCCGGGTTTACTTGTGAATGTCATTTAGTATGGCAGAAAAATGTAAATGACTCATAAAGCAAAAGGAACAACAGGCAGTAATAAATCAGAAAGCAACCAGATATTTCACTAAGATCAAAACTTGTAATTTCCATTTCTTGGGCCTCAggcaaaaataattatagagcCTGAATTTACCCACTATCTGTCAATCTTCTACACAGTTTTTTCAATTCAATCTTTAATTTTTGATCTTTCCACAACCATCCAAAAGAGTTCTTCACATGTCTTTGTTTGTAGTGAAAAGATAAAgcagttttttttcttcagcAGTCTGATTACAGTTGGTCCTAACAACTACTCACGGGTGCATTATATGCACATTTCAACATCTATCACAAGCATCAAAAATTCTCAGCATATAAAAGTTAATCAGAAAttcttctttctaaattctaaTACTTCTCCTATGTTTTTCTAATTCTGCCATGGCTTCTATcatgtttatttttgttcttgCAACCTTTTTTGCTCACTCAGTTTCTGTTCTTGATAGACATGGAAGGCATATATTCTCTAGTGTTAGTGTTGTTGGTGTTGTTTATTGTGATGCTTGCTCAACCAACAGTTTCTCTAGACACAGCTATTTCTTGCCAGGTAGATTCATCATCTGCTTTCATTCATTTAGATTAGTCGTAATTGTTCGATTGTATAATGTTTAGCTATGTTGCACCAAAATTTCTCGGATTATACATTCCGGGCGTTTCGTTTATGTGACTagctttaaatgtttgattgtGTGATGTTTAGCTATCTTGCACCGAAACGTTTTGAATTCTACATTTTGCTGTTTCGTTTCTGTAACTAGCTGTAAAGGTTTGATAATATGGTCTTGAGCTATCTTGCACCGAAACTTCTCAAGTCATATGTTTCAGGCATTTTGTTTCTGTGACTAACTGTAAAAATGAGCAATTGTGTGATGTTTAGCTATCTTGCAccac containing:
- the LOC126656031 gene encoding glutaredoxin-C5, whose protein sequence is MYYQASQSWSVGNTGSGGGGGHYMSPLMMGSDPLERVARLASESAVVIFSVSSCCMCHAVKRLFCGMGVNPTAYELDQDPRGKEIERALMRLIGVNYYSSVVPVVFIGGKLIGGMDRVMASHINGTLVPLLKEAGALWL